TAGTGACCGGTGGCTTCGTCCAGTTTCAGGTCGGCGTCCGGCACCTGCATGCCGAGGATTTCCACCTGCGGGACGGTGTTGTCGACAAAGCGCTGACGCAGTTCGTCATTCGAGTGCAGTTTGATTTTCCACGCCATGCTGCGGGCACTGTTCGGCGAGTTGTCGTCGCTCGGGCCGAACATCATCAGCGCCGGCCACCAGAAGCGGTTGATGGCGTCCTGCAACATCTGACGCTGTTCTTCGCTCCCTGCCGCCAGCGCCATGCAGGATTCAAAACCCTGGCGCTGGTGGAAACTCTCTTCTTTGCAGATTTTGACCATTGCCCTGGCATACGGGCCGTAGGAAGTGCGACACAGCGCCACCTGATTGACGATCGCAGCACCATCGACCAGCCAGCCGATGACGCCGATATCCGCCCAGGTCAGGGTTGGATAGTTAAAAATGGAGGAGTACTTCATCTGCCCGTCGAGCATCTTCTGATACAGATCTTCACGGGCGCAGCCGAGGGTTTCGGCGGCGCTGTAGAGGTACAGGCCGTGCCCGGCTTCGTCCTGCACTTTCGCCAGCAGAATCGCTTTGCGGCGAAGCGTTGGGGCGCGAGTTATCCAGTTACCTTCCGGCAGCATGCCGACGATTTCTGAATGCGCGTGCTGACCAATCTGGCGGATCAGCGTTTTGCGGTAGGCGTCCGGCATCCAGTCCTGCGGTTCGATGGCGGTATCCTGCGCGATGCGCTGGTCAAAGCGTTTTTCTTCTGTCACGTCATCACCTTATGATTCCGATAAATTCAACAAATCAATTTTTGCGAATCACTTTGTTGTATAAAAGTTACATCTTAGTTAAATAAAACCACAAATTTTGTTTGTGCATTTTGTGATGAGTACCGCAAAGGCTTTTGATAATCCCTTTATAAACAGGATGATGTCGCTACTGGAGAAAGTGTTCGCGATCGCATTGTTAACAAATTATTAAAATCAGGCTTGCATTTTATGATTCAGAAAAGAACTATTTATAGCGAGATTACGTAACACATCTGGAGAATAACCATGCAGCAGTTAGCCAGCTATTTGTCCGGCGCCTGGCAGACCGGCCGGGGCCGCACCCGCACCATTCATCACGCCATCAGCGGCGAAGCGCTGTGGGAAGTCACCAGCGTTGGGCTGGATATGGCGCAGGCGCGCCGTTTCGCCATCGAGCACGGCGGCAAAGCGTTACAGGCGATGACCTTTATTGAACGCAGCGCAATGTTAAAAGCGGTGGCGAAACATCTGCTGGAGCTGAAAGCCGATTTTTATGCCATCTCCGCCGAAACCGGCGCGACGCGCGCGGATAGCTGGGTGGATATTGAAGGCGGTATCGGCACCCTCTTCACCTACGCAGGTCTCGGCAGCCGTGAACTGCCGGACGATATCCTGTGGCCGGAAGATGAGCTGATCCCGCTGTCCAAACAAGGTGGCTTTGCCG
This Klebsiella sp. RHBSTW-00484 DNA region includes the following protein-coding sequences:
- the paaA gene encoding 1,2-phenylacetyl-CoA epoxidase subunit PaaA; amino-acid sequence: MTEEKRFDQRIAQDTAIEPQDWMPDAYRKTLIRQIGQHAHSEIVGMLPEGNWITRAPTLRRKAILLAKVQDEAGHGLYLYSAAETLGCAREDLYQKMLDGQMKYSSIFNYPTLTWADIGVIGWLVDGAAIVNQVALCRTSYGPYARAMVKICKEESFHQRQGFESCMALAAGSEEQRQMLQDAINRFWWPALMMFGPSDDNSPNSARSMAWKIKLHSNDELRQRFVDNTVPQVEILGMQVPDADLKLDEATGHYRYGEIDWQELNEVINGRGICNHERLGAKRKAWEEGAWVREAALAHAEKQQARSAA